Proteins encoded in a region of the Candidatus Methylomirabilis sp. genome:
- a CDS encoding ABC transporter permease — translation TPTLLGGKESLWFTEQIYNQFIIRFNWEQGAAFGFLLLILSSAIVWIGLKLTGQTLAGAVQQR, via the coding sequence GACGCCGACGCTGCTCGGGGGAAAGGAAAGCCTCTGGTTCACGGAGCAGATCTACAACCAGTTCATCATCCGGTTCAATTGGGAGCAGGGGGCGGCCTTCGGCTTCCTCCTGTTGATCCTGTCGTCCGCGATCGTCTGGATCGGGCTCAAGCTGACCGGCCAGACGCTGGCGGGCGCCGTCCAGCAGCGA